In Spirobacillus cienkowskii, a genomic segment contains:
- a CDS encoding methyl-accepting chemotaxis protein, with protein sequence MIFKKFHLSLRAKIILLFTTILLFLCVFSILQQSKNNNDLMKKMEYILESSSVNLGNAIAAQFYERYGDVQAFAINPVLQENNIIKMQEILNKYCILYGIYDVILFVDLNGNYIASNTVDKENRLIKYENLKKLNFSKESWFTNVLEKKFTEDKENNFFGTYFENPSEDKIIHSVYEKNAYSNSYSAPVYNKFGKIIGVITNRANFSYIENEIKLVHNEIAKQGHPHSIIKLVNNSGLIISEYDKKSEISGEYIRNFDILNKINYFEKNIESVNFIQKQKKGVFYSTNIENKNNMITGYFNIYSSKWIPSINWTVLIESEKNLFFSQINELKNKFIYAIISTGLISLIAFYIILTAINKKFIHIIKNLQYSAGKTFITGKKLHHSSKKMMGATESQSEAMHQSVSAMSEISSMIAQTVNHVKECSTNTSIVNDKTIRGNITMEKLTSSMEEIEKSNTDLKNMARIFSEVTNKTSIINDIVFKTQLLSINASIESARAGQHGKGFSVVAEEVGNLALTSGNAAKEIQILLQESQKQVFNIVDITSKKVADAQEISTFASKEFLIISKEIKSINERLKSISEATKEQQLGVQQVLNAMSKMDQATKQNEASSVKTNKHSKSLIKQGNFVEQMLNIIQILVLGKIKNESKRILKNKDKINNNPKNNRLYFNINKNNNNSKTTQNKSKSINADNNDLFTRNDENENK encoded by the coding sequence ATGATTTTTAAAAAATTTCATCTCTCTTTAAGAGCAAAAATTATTTTATTATTTACTACAATTTTATTATTCTTATGCGTTTTTTCAATTTTACAGCAATCTAAGAATAATAATGATTTAATGAAAAAAATGGAATATATTTTAGAATCTAGTTCAGTTAATCTTGGCAATGCTATTGCTGCGCAATTTTATGAACGCTATGGCGACGTCCAAGCTTTTGCAATTAATCCAGTTCTGCAAGAAAATAATATTATAAAAATGCAAGAAATATTAAATAAATATTGCATTCTTTATGGAATATATGATGTTATTCTATTTGTTGATTTAAATGGAAATTATATTGCTTCAAATACGGTAGACAAAGAGAATAGGCTTATAAAATATGAAAATTTAAAAAAATTAAATTTTTCTAAAGAATCTTGGTTTACAAATGTATTAGAAAAAAAATTTACAGAAGACAAAGAAAACAATTTTTTTGGCACCTATTTTGAAAATCCTTCTGAAGATAAAATTATACACAGTGTATATGAGAAAAATGCATATTCAAATAGTTACAGTGCTCCTGTGTATAATAAATTTGGAAAAATTATTGGAGTTATTACAAATAGAGCTAATTTTTCTTATATAGAAAATGAAATAAAACTTGTTCATAATGAAATTGCTAAACAAGGTCATCCTCATTCTATAATTAAATTAGTAAACAATAGTGGATTGATTATTTCAGAGTATGATAAAAAATCAGAAATTTCTGGCGAATATATTAGAAATTTTGATATTCTTAATAAAATCAATTATTTTGAAAAAAACATAGAATCTGTAAATTTCATTCAAAAACAAAAAAAAGGTGTATTTTATTCTACTAATATTGAAAATAAAAATAATATGATAACTGGATATTTTAATATTTATTCATCCAAATGGATTCCTTCAATTAACTGGACAGTTTTAATTGAATCAGAAAAAAATTTGTTTTTTAGTCAAATTAACGAACTCAAAAATAAATTTATTTATGCAATAATATCTACTGGATTAATATCGCTCATTGCATTTTACATTATTTTAACTGCAATAAATAAAAAATTTATCCATATTATAAAGAATCTGCAATATTCTGCTGGAAAAACATTTATAACAGGAAAAAAACTACATCATTCTTCAAAAAAAATGATGGGCGCCACCGAGTCTCAATCAGAAGCCATGCATCAAAGTGTTAGCGCAATGAGCGAAATTTCAAGCATGATTGCACAAACCGTCAATCACGTTAAAGAATGTAGCACAAATACCTCTATTGTTAATGACAAAACAATTAGAGGAAATATTACTATGGAAAAGCTTACTAGTTCTATGGAAGAAATAGAAAAATCTAATACTGATTTAAAAAACATGGCCAGAATTTTTTCGGAAGTTACAAATAAAACATCAATTATTAATGATATTGTTTTTAAAACCCAACTATTGTCTATTAACGCATCGATAGAATCGGCACGAGCCGGTCAACATGGTAAAGGCTTTTCTGTCGTTGCAGAAGAAGTGGGAAATCTAGCATTAACAAGTGGAAATGCAGCAAAAGAAATTCAAATTTTGTTACAAGAAAGCCAAAAACAAGTATTTAATATTGTTGATATAACATCAAAAAAAGTTGCAGACGCTCAAGAAATCTCTACTTTTGCATCAAAAGAATTTTTAATAATTTCTAAAGAAATAAAAAGTATAAATGAAAGATTAAAAAGTATTTCAGAAGCAACAAAAGAACAGCAATTGGGCGTTCAACAAGTTCTAAATGCAATGTCTAAAATGGATCAAGCAACAAAGCAAAACGAAGCCTCATCAGTAAAAACAAATAAACATTCAAAATCGTTAATTAAACAAGGAAATTTTGTAGAACAAATGCTAAATATAATTCAAATATTAGTATTAGGAAAAATTAAAAATGAATCAAAAAGAATATTAAAAAATAAAGACAAAATTAATAATAATCCAAAAAATAATAGATTATATTTTAATATCAATAAAAACAATAATAATTCTAAAACAACCCAAAATAAATCAAAATCAATTAATGCTGATAACAATGATTTATTTACTAGAAATGATGAAAATGAAAACAAATGA
- a CDS encoding chemotaxis protein CheB — MSLIFSEEEIEIILEISQQITGISSGSDQIKNYILEGTKQRMFQTKSTSLEDYLQYINENENEFKNFLSSITVHTTHWFRESNHFTLIKFEVINLIKKFNINNIRILSAPCSTGEEVYSLGFILETIKGEFPSLNYEIIGTDIDSLSIEKCKNAVYHKSGIKNIPENYHKYLLFGKNEAKDYFAISKEIRKNCSFISGDIRNENLLNFNTFNLKTNKFNIIICRNLFIYFNHETINKIINNFIAKLNDNGIICLGHSEKIDEKLYNLINTGNSFYKLKSSQTSVPENLNYEIVIYSASKQSEKQIIFDKILVILKNSNLINNINDLKQINNYNKLKILLIDIDSKNPELLYFLHNYSQKNKNIFIIQCLFSKEDEFKSSKVNYFENQIFSDILDCRNCKSDINQIILYVKNLLKSFNHESSALSSYKEDNILETKKIMRHFFEKLRPEFIAIGCSTGGTQALEILLKNVPKNFPPILIVQHIPYNFSNEFINKLKTISNLSFESPKNRPILKKGHLYLADDDYHLIIKGTPGELRAEPDNSPPQNELRPSINKLFQSLAHTKAKGVGIILTGMGDDGAQGLLSLMQNGCLTITQSKNSCVIYGMPREAELIGASRYSGDLMEIRQILEKLKV, encoded by the coding sequence ATGAGCTTAATATTTAGTGAAGAAGAAATTGAAATAATTCTAGAAATTTCACAACAAATAACAGGAATAAGCTCGGGTAGTGACCAAATTAAAAATTACATTTTAGAAGGCACCAAGCAAAGAATGTTTCAAACAAAAAGTACGAGTTTGGAAGACTATTTACAATATATAAATGAAAATGAGAATGAATTTAAAAACTTTTTATCTTCAATAACAGTGCATACTACACACTGGTTTAGGGAGTCGAACCATTTTACATTAATAAAATTTGAAGTTATAAATTTAATAAAGAAATTTAATATAAACAATATTAGAATATTGTCTGCTCCTTGTTCAACTGGTGAAGAAGTTTATTCACTTGGTTTTATTTTAGAAACCATAAAAGGAGAATTTCCTTCTTTAAATTACGAAATAATAGGAACCGATATAGACTCATTATCTATAGAAAAATGCAAAAATGCTGTTTATCATAAATCAGGAATAAAAAACATTCCAGAAAATTATCATAAATATTTACTTTTTGGTAAAAATGAAGCCAAAGATTATTTTGCAATTAGCAAAGAGATAAGAAAAAACTGCTCATTTATTTCGGGTGATATTAGAAATGAAAATTTACTTAATTTTAATACATTTAATTTAAAAACAAATAAATTTAATATCATTATTTGCAGAAACTTATTTATTTATTTTAATCATGAAACAATTAATAAAATTATAAATAACTTTATTGCAAAACTAAATGACAACGGAATAATTTGCCTTGGGCATAGCGAAAAAATTGATGAAAAATTATATAATCTTATAAACACAGGAAATTCATTTTACAAACTTAAATCGTCTCAAACCAGTGTTCCTGAAAATTTAAATTATGAAATTGTTATATACTCAGCTTCAAAACAGAGTGAAAAGCAAATAATTTTTGATAAAATATTAGTAATTTTAAAAAATTCTAACCTAATAAATAATATTAATGATCTCAAACAAATAAATAACTATAATAAATTAAAAATTTTATTAATTGATATAGACTCAAAAAATCCAGAATTATTATATTTTTTACATAATTATTCACAAAAAAATAAAAATATATTTATTATTCAATGCTTATTTTCTAAGGAGGATGAGTTTAAAAGCTCAAAAGTCAATTACTTTGAAAATCAAATATTTAGTGATATTTTAGATTGTAGAAATTGCAAATCAGATATTAATCAGATCATACTTTATGTTAAAAATTTATTAAAATCTTTTAATCATGAATCATCTGCATTGTCATCATATAAAGAAGATAATATTTTAGAAACTAAAAAAATAATGCGACATTTTTTTGAAAAACTACGACCAGAATTTATTGCAATCGGCTGCAGTACTGGAGGAACTCAAGCTTTAGAAATTTTACTAAAAAATGTTCCAAAAAATTTTCCTCCTATTTTAATAGTTCAACATATACCTTATAATTTTTCAAATGAATTTATCAATAAATTAAAAACGATTTCTAATTTAAGCTTTGAATCGCCAAAAAACAGGCCAATACTTAAAAAAGGTCATCTTTACTTGGCAGATGATGATTATCATTTAATTATTAAAGGAACTCCAGGTGAGTTAAGAGCCGAACCTGATAACTCACCACCGCAAAACGAACTACGCCCATCAATCAATAAATTATTTCAATCACTCGCCCATACTAAAGCAAAAGGTGTAGGCATAATTCTTACAGGTATGGGAGATGATGGAGCGCAAGGCTTATTAAGCCTTATGCAAAATGGATGCTTAACAATCACCCAAAGCAAAAATTCGTGTGTCATTTATGGAATGCCAAGGGAAGCAGAACTCATTGGAGCAAGCCGCTATAGCGGAGATTTAATGGAAATTCGTCAAATATTAGAAAAGCTTAAAGTCTAA
- a CDS encoding methyl-accepting chemotaxis protein encodes MKLSFGLNTKLFILIGLISISFLVSGIFLYVKYQDILYLNNKQNEIFSNIWDFQDYQIYLEDANLAAMDIIVERANNINNNRVSPERIEKVKKSEASFIKVSNKVSKKITDPQIIADSNIAISETKSLFSGVYSLISFIDSGSKTLNSLEKFDKSIDKSKENASNYLDKIRFKYIDEKNLTEKMLSEKMGNLASIFLYLFAFIFGFLIFIVLPYILLFITKDIEIIKNKLNKSTINIKNSVFSLNEISKKMSDSSSQTSSAIHTSVSSISEITSMLAQTTKNTIDTSNSAKEVLIYSNEGSEIMQQLSISMSKISNANNHLQDIVKIIDDINGKTNVINDIVFKTQLLAVNASIEAARAGQHGKGFSVVANEVSNLATLSGNAAGEIRELLKTSSGRVLDIINSTSETVKSGEYVSHHAIESFSKIASSISSISTKISNIETASKEQETGIQQASVALNQMNTETINNKELAIENNNLSEVLMNEAKILSNIKKELNIILKGKNNKKIDKKKHKDKNYYFDIENLENSSFKSKKLKNHSHSKTEGNSSYLNKKKLASFIVDKFNKKKQQESNEIEKNNNLEEISKSVQIDNKKLFK; translated from the coding sequence ATGAAACTTAGTTTTGGATTAAACACTAAATTATTTATTCTCATTGGTTTAATTAGCATTTCATTTTTAGTAAGTGGTATCTTTCTGTATGTCAAATACCAAGATATTCTTTATTTAAATAATAAACAAAATGAAATATTTTCTAACATTTGGGATTTTCAAGATTATCAAATCTATCTTGAAGATGCCAACTTAGCTGCTATGGATATTATTGTTGAAAGAGCAAATAACATTAATAATAATCGTGTTTCTCCAGAAAGAATAGAAAAAGTTAAAAAGTCAGAAGCTAGTTTTATAAAAGTATCAAACAAAGTAAGTAAAAAAATCACAGACCCCCAAATTATTGCTGATTCTAATATTGCTATTAGTGAAACAAAATCTCTTTTTTCTGGGGTATATTCGCTTATTAGTTTTATTGATTCTGGTTCCAAGACACTAAATTCACTTGAAAAATTTGATAAATCAATAGATAAAAGCAAAGAAAATGCTAGCAATTATCTTGATAAAATTAGATTTAAATATATTGATGAAAAAAATTTAACTGAAAAAATGCTATCTGAAAAAATGGGAAATCTTGCAAGCATTTTTTTATACTTATTTGCATTTATTTTTGGTTTTCTAATTTTTATAGTTCTTCCTTATATTTTATTGTTTATCACAAAAGATATAGAAATCATTAAAAATAAACTCAATAAATCAACTATAAATATTAAAAATAGTGTTTTTAGTTTAAATGAAATTTCTAAAAAAATGTCAGATTCTTCAAGCCAAACATCTTCGGCTATTCATACTTCTGTAAGTTCTATTTCAGAAATAACCTCTATGCTTGCGCAAACAACAAAAAATACGATAGATACATCCAATTCAGCAAAAGAAGTCTTGATTTATTCAAATGAAGGTTCTGAAATCATGCAGCAACTTTCAATATCAATGTCAAAAATTTCTAATGCAAACAACCATCTTCAAGATATAGTGAAAATAATTGATGACATTAATGGAAAAACAAATGTGATAAATGACATTGTTTTTAAAACACAACTCCTCGCAGTCAATGCTTCTATAGAAGCCGCACGTGCAGGCCAACATGGTAAAGGATTTTCTGTCGTAGCGAATGAAGTTTCAAATCTTGCAACTCTTAGCGGCAATGCAGCGGGAGAAATCAGAGAATTGCTCAAGACGTCGTCTGGTAGAGTTCTTGATATCATCAATAGCACTTCAGAAACTGTAAAAAGCGGAGAGTATGTCAGTCATCATGCTATTGAAAGTTTTTCCAAAATAGCATCTTCAATTTCTAGTATCTCCACTAAAATTTCTAATATTGAAACTGCTTCAAAAGAACAAGAAACAGGAATTCAGCAAGCATCTGTTGCATTGAATCAGATGAATACTGAGACAATTAATAACAAAGAATTAGCAATTGAAAATAACAACTTAAGTGAAGTACTTATGAATGAAGCTAAAATTTTAAGCAACATTAAAAAAGAATTAAATATTATTCTTAAAGGAAAAAACAATAAAAAAATTGACAAGAAAAAACATAAAGATAAAAATTATTATTTTGACATAGAAAATTTAGAAAATAGCTCATTTAAATCTAAAAAGTTGAAAAATCACTCGCATTCTAAAACAGAAGGTAACTCAAGTTATTTAAATAAAAAGAAACTTGCTTCTTTTATAGTCGATAAATTTAACAAAAAAAAGCAGCAAGAATCAAATGAGATAGAAAAGAATAACAATTTAGAAGAAATCAGTAAATCAGTCCAAATTGATAACAAAAAACTTTTTAAATAA
- a CDS encoding putative Na+/H+ antiporter, producing the protein MSLNCPEKISIIQDLLQNATITYSATALFVCAVLHTFCCSRIVALAHKCKKGSVSEKLLHFLGEVEVVFGFWAFVFLALLSILLGINTSINYLNAIDFKEAVFVFIIMCMSATKPVLFLAERGINTLAKFFAKILFLNQRIALFCCIYIFGCLTGSLITEPVAMTVCAILLYEHFFTKTDNAKFKYAMLGLLFVNISIGGTLTHFAAPPVLIVAGVWEWDLLFMFKNFGWKSAVAVFLSTILTVFYFRQDIVATAKLDKFKEGKQRTPYWIVFVNVLFLIMCIIYHSYISFLVPLFLLFIGWFEVTKEYQNPLKVRESLLVGFFLGGIVTLGGLQQWWLIPVVNNLNPSTLFLGATGLTAITDNAALTYLGTLVPDLSNAMKYSLVAGAVAGGGLTVIANAPNPIGYGILNKTLGQDGISPLYLFLGALPYTIIAICCLMFL; encoded by the coding sequence ATGTCATTAAATTGTCCAGAAAAAATTTCTATTATCCAAGACCTTCTCCAAAACGCCACAATCACTTATTCAGCAACTGCATTGTTTGTATGCGCTGTTTTGCACACATTTTGTTGCAGCCGGATTGTTGCCTTAGCTCATAAATGCAAAAAAGGTTCAGTTTCAGAAAAATTACTTCACTTTTTAGGTGAGGTAGAAGTTGTTTTTGGGTTTTGGGCTTTTGTGTTTTTAGCATTGCTTTCTATTTTATTAGGAATCAATACTTCTATTAACTATTTAAATGCAATAGACTTTAAAGAGGCTGTATTTGTATTTATAATAATGTGTATGTCTGCTACAAAACCAGTTTTATTTTTAGCAGAAAGAGGAATAAATACTTTAGCAAAATTTTTTGCTAAGATTTTATTTTTAAATCAAAGAATTGCATTATTTTGTTGTATTTATATTTTTGGTTGTTTAACCGGTTCTTTAATTACTGAACCCGTTGCAATGACTGTTTGTGCAATATTATTGTATGAACATTTTTTTACTAAGACAGATAATGCCAAATTTAAATATGCCATGCTTGGTCTTTTGTTTGTAAATATTTCGATAGGTGGAACATTAACACACTTTGCAGCGCCCCCCGTCTTAATAGTTGCAGGAGTGTGGGAGTGGGATCTTTTATTTATGTTTAAGAATTTTGGTTGGAAATCCGCAGTAGCAGTATTTTTAAGTACAATTTTAACAGTTTTTTATTTTAGACAAGATATTGTAGCTACTGCGAAATTGGATAAATTTAAAGAAGGTAAACAAAGAACCCCTTACTGGATTGTATTTGTGAATGTTTTATTCTTAATTATGTGCATTATTTATCATAGTTATATATCTTTTTTGGTTCCATTATTTTTATTATTTATAGGATGGTTTGAAGTTACTAAAGAATATCAAAATCCACTTAAAGTGAGAGAAAGTTTACTTGTAGGTTTTTTTCTTGGAGGGATCGTTACTTTAGGAGGTTTACAGCAATGGTGGTTGATTCCTGTTGTCAATAATCTCAATCCTTCAACGCTATTTTTGGGAGCTACAGGGCTGACTGCAATTACTGATAATGCTGCTTTAACGTATTTAGGAACTTTAGTACCTGATTTATCGAATGCTATGAAATACTCGTTGGTTGCAGGTGCGGTTGCTGGTGGTGGCTTAACGGTTATTGCAAATGCACCTAACCCAATTGGTTATGGAATTTTAAATAAAACTTTGGGTCAAGATGGCATCAGTCCATTGTATTTATTTTTAGGAGCATTGCCTTATACTATCATTGCAATTTGTTGTTTAATGTTTTTATAA
- a CDS encoding YjjG family noncanonical pyrimidine nucleotidase yields the protein MKYSLIFFDADDTLFDFTKSQEIAFKNAVAHFKINFHIDILYSDYKKINKELWNNLEQGHVSLESLRVLRFKKIFEKHSIPQDPSKFDEYYMQKISQSTTLLPNALEICKFLKSAGINIGIITNGFSEVQKKRIRESEISEFIDSIIVSEEVGVRKPQPQIFEIALNQFQHIPKNKVLMVGDNLNADILGANRAGIDSCWFHKHGGAPKMDIQPKYTINELIQLKKLVY from the coding sequence ATGAAATATTCTCTCATTTTTTTCGACGCAGACGATACCTTGTTCGACTTTACCAAATCTCAAGAAATTGCTTTTAAAAACGCGGTTGCGCATTTTAAAATTAACTTCCATATTGATATTCTTTATTCAGATTATAAAAAGATCAATAAAGAACTCTGGAATAATTTAGAACAAGGTCATGTTAGCTTAGAAAGCTTAAGAGTACTAAGATTTAAAAAAATATTTGAAAAACACAGCATTCCTCAAGATCCTAGTAAATTCGATGAGTACTATATGCAAAAAATTTCACAAAGCACAACGTTATTACCCAATGCTTTAGAAATTTGTAAATTTCTAAAATCTGCCGGCATAAATATTGGCATTATAACTAACGGTTTTAGCGAAGTGCAAAAAAAACGAATTAGGGAATCAGAGATTTCAGAATTTATTGACTCAATTATAGTCTCAGAAGAAGTTGGCGTAAGAAAACCTCAACCACAAATTTTTGAAATTGCACTCAATCAATTTCAACATATCCCTAAAAATAAAGTTCTCATGGTGGGAGACAATCTCAATGCCGATATTCTAGGCGCTAATAGAGCAGGAATTGATTCTTGCTGGTTTCATAAACATGGGGGAGCACCCAAAATGGATATTCAACCCAAATATACAATAAATGAACTCATCCAACTTAAAAAATTAGTCTATTGA
- the fabF gene encoding beta-ketoacyl-ACP synthase II → MRRVVVTGLGIICPIGNNLDECWENAIAGRSGIGKLTRFEPPENCVTIAGEVKNFDPTLYMNEKEAKRNQRFVQLAVAAAKMALENAALKIDEHNQDEIGVSIGVGVGALGYLEDQSFIARTKGIKRVSPFTIPGFIGNMAAGVVSLETRAKGPNICAATACSSGAHSIADGMMYIQTGRAKAMICGGAESALSLVSFAGFGQMKALCADFADTPEKASRPFDKDRSGFVMGEGAGILILEDYEYAVARGANIICEFAGFGASGDAYHFTSPAPHGEGGARAMQQALASSGLKLEDIDYINAHGTSTELNDLCETQAIKSVFKEHAYKLNVSSTKSMTGHLLGAAGGIEAVFSVMSIKTGAIPPTINLENPGEGCDLNYTPTPLKKEIKAVLSNSFGFGGTNVSLAFRKIL, encoded by the coding sequence ATGAGACGAGTTGTTGTTACAGGTCTTGGGATCATTTGTCCAATTGGCAATAATTTAGATGAATGCTGGGAAAATGCTATAGCTGGTCGAAGCGGTATTGGAAAATTAACTCGCTTTGAGCCGCCTGAGAACTGTGTCACCATTGCTGGGGAAGTTAAAAACTTTGACCCAACTCTTTACATGAATGAAAAAGAAGCAAAAAGAAATCAAAGATTTGTGCAATTGGCAGTTGCCGCTGCAAAAATGGCACTCGAAAACGCGGCGCTAAAAATTGATGAGCACAACCAAGACGAAATTGGTGTTTCTATTGGCGTTGGTGTTGGTGCTCTTGGTTATCTTGAGGATCAGTCTTTTATTGCAAGAACAAAAGGAATTAAAAGAGTTTCTCCTTTTACAATACCAGGATTTATTGGAAATATGGCAGCAGGTGTTGTGTCGTTAGAAACTAGAGCAAAGGGACCTAATATTTGTGCTGCAACAGCGTGTTCTAGTGGTGCGCATTCTATTGCTGATGGAATGATGTACATACAAACAGGTCGCGCCAAGGCAATGATATGCGGTGGCGCAGAGTCAGCATTAAGCTTGGTATCGTTTGCTGGTTTTGGACAAATGAAAGCGTTGTGTGCTGATTTTGCCGACACACCAGAAAAAGCGTCTCGCCCATTTGATAAAGATAGAAGTGGTTTTGTTATGGGTGAAGGAGCTGGAATTCTCATTTTAGAAGATTATGAGTATGCGGTTGCTCGAGGTGCAAATATTATTTGTGAATTTGCAGGCTTTGGTGCTTCTGGAGATGCTTACCATTTTACATCACCCGCTCCTCATGGCGAAGGAGGAGCGCGTGCCATGCAACAAGCTTTGGCCTCTTCTGGACTTAAGTTAGAAGATATTGATTATATCAATGCACATGGCACATCCACTGAGCTGAATGATTTGTGTGAAACGCAAGCGATTAAATCTGTTTTTAAGGAGCATGCTTATAAATTAAACGTAAGTTCTACTAAAAGCATGACAGGGCATTTGTTAGGTGCTGCAGGAGGCATTGAGGCGGTATTTTCTGTGATGTCAATTAAAACAGGCGCTATTCCACCAACAATAAATTTAGAGAATCCAGGTGAAGGGTGCGATTTGAATTACACTCCAACTCCTTTAAAAAAGGAAATTAAAGCAGTACTTTCTAATTCGTTTGGTTTTGGTGGAACCAATGTTTCTTTGGCCTTTCGTAAAATTTTGTGA
- a CDS encoding HAD family hydrolase: MKNLKQIIMSKKAILWDFDGCLCDSEHIHFLAYEKAFLKYNHTLSEHEYFETFTHTGAGVSKEIEKYKIYCNPEDIRADKAVHYWNFISNKQAKIFNSIPEILSIIKNHKIINLIASNSPAKEINLILSQNKHVEENIDSIVGLEPGMQKKPAPDLYLKALSLLNLLPCDVIVIEDSERGLLAAQAAECEAIWIKTPFNLRFKTTAPYVAELNHLELLNVLKS, encoded by the coding sequence ATGAAAAATCTTAAACAAATCATAATGAGTAAAAAAGCGATACTTTGGGATTTTGATGGGTGCCTATGTGACTCAGAACACATCCACTTTTTAGCATATGAGAAAGCATTTTTAAAATATAATCATACTTTAAGCGAACACGAATATTTTGAAACGTTTACACATACTGGTGCAGGTGTCTCTAAAGAAATAGAAAAATACAAAATTTATTGTAATCCCGAAGATATTCGAGCAGATAAAGCAGTGCATTATTGGAATTTTATATCTAATAAACAAGCAAAAATATTTAATTCAATTCCAGAAATTCTTTCTATTATAAAAAATCACAAAATAATAAACTTAATTGCAAGTAATAGTCCTGCAAAAGAAATAAACTTAATTCTTTCTCAAAATAAACATGTTGAAGAAAATATTGATTCAATTGTTGGACTTGAGCCTGGCATGCAAAAAAAACCGGCGCCCGACCTCTACCTTAAAGCCCTCTCTCTGTTAAATTTATTACCATGTGATGTCATTGTTATTGAAGATTCAGAAAGAGGATTGCTTGCCGCACAGGCCGCAGAATGTGAAGCAATTTGGATTAAAACACCCTTTAATCTACGTTTTAAAACAACAGCTCCATATGTTGCAGAACTTAATCACCTTGAACTTTTAAACGTATTGAAATCATAA
- a CDS encoding lipoate--protein ligase family protein: MWMDNWVLNLPQKHWPIYKNAFNLEQPFLFRFFETKQDVVVLSSSNKPEIEVNVQECTKENIPILRRKGGGGTVVLGEGCLILTFAFYAKDVFGNNKYFRMINQLWIDALHNAGCHNLAQNGISDICYLDKKIAGTSIFRKKHLLVYQGSLLVNPKMQLIEKLLAHPSREPEYRNGRSHDNFLTTIQQIGCPLSTGELAVHCQNYFSDHVVDYFKTEILT; encoded by the coding sequence ATGTGGATGGATAACTGGGTATTAAATTTACCACAAAAACATTGGCCTATATATAAAAATGCATTTAATTTAGAGCAACCATTTTTGTTTCGCTTTTTTGAAACCAAACAAGACGTTGTTGTTTTATCAAGCTCAAATAAACCAGAAATAGAAGTTAATGTTCAAGAATGTACTAAAGAAAATATTCCAATTTTACGCCGCAAAGGTGGTGGCGGCACTGTTGTCCTTGGCGAAGGATGTCTTATTCTTACTTTTGCATTTTACGCAAAAGATGTTTTTGGAAATAACAAATACTTTCGTATGATAAACCAACTTTGGATTGATGCTCTTCATAATGCAGGATGTCATAATCTTGCACAAAATGGCATTAGTGATATCTGTTACTTAGATAAAAAAATTGCGGGAACAAGTATTTTTAGAAAAAAACATTTACTTGTTTATCAAGGCAGTTTACTTGTTAATCCAAAAATGCAACTCATCGAAAAACTTCTTGCACATCCCTCTCGTGAACCCGAATATCGAAATGGTCGTAGCCATGACAATTTTTTAACAACTATACAACAAATTGGCTGCCCTTTATCGACTGGAGAACTTGCGGTTCATTGTCAAAATTATTTTTCAGATCATGTTGTCGATTATTTTAAAACAGAAATTTTAACATAA